The following are encoded together in the Oncorhynchus masou masou isolate Uvic2021 chromosome 5, UVic_Omas_1.1, whole genome shotgun sequence genome:
- the LOC135540368 gene encoding bcl-2-like protein 2, translating into MSPRDIEQQTFDIISCFFEEEQNPVCNRRVDGGIESDGPGDDDGFDPVVIADKLRELGDDFDVTFIQPHIRKLQQAVADKAVEEFARTVDSLCATQRAEVAPEMQLLRASMALGLYVKKTCPDLRATIQSCMTAFINTRLAGWITQQGGWDQVTMV; encoded by the exons ATGTCTCCAAGAGATATAGAACAACAGACATTTGATATTATTAGTTGCTTCTTTGAAGAGGAGCAGAACCCAGTATGTAATCGGAGGGTGGACGGAGGCATTGAGTCTGATGGACCTGGCGATG ATGACGGGTTTGACCCAGTTGTAATAGCTGATAAACTGAGGGAACTTGGAGATGATTTTGATGTTACGTTTATCCAGCCTCATATCAGAAAACTCCAACAAGCAGTTGCAGACAAG GCGGTGGAGGAGTTTGCACGTACCGTGGACAGCCTGTGTGCGACCCAGAGAGCAGAGGTGGCCCCTGAGATGCAGCTACTGAGGGCCTCCATGGCCCTGGGTCTGTACGTTAAGAAGACCTGTCCTGACCTTAGAGCCACCATCCAGTCTTGTATGACTGCCTTCATTAACACCCGGCTGGCAGGCTGGATCACCCAGCAGGGAGGATGG GATCAAGTTACTATGGTATAA